Proteins co-encoded in one Malus sylvestris chromosome 9, drMalSylv7.2, whole genome shotgun sequence genomic window:
- the LOC126581911 gene encoding probable inactive 2-oxoglutarate-dependent dioxygenase AOP2, producing the protein MGTRDGFLPVIDFSKEDCLKPGTRSWLSVRREVCRALEELGGFMAIMPDKVFAELHQTIFGALKDLFEFPAELKAKNRYEENPFCGHFIYNSVHESLGIQNPTNSEETQKFTHLFWPNQNDQFRDSVDSYAKVMMELDRVVTRMVFENYGMEKYHDEHIRSTSHFIQFAKYKEPRKAGSDVGIVSHTDKNFNTILHQNHVNGLEINTDDDEWMMFDPHLPSSFLFIAGDVFKVWSNGRIRACRHRVNVRENDEARYSVGFFSLKIGVTTVPKELVDEEHPLRYKSLDQVEYIEAQRKNGIESTPEAFCGV; encoded by the exons ATGGGTACCAGGGATGGATTTCTTCCGGTGATAGATTTCTCCAAAGAGGACTGCTTGAAGCCAGGGACAAGATCTTGGCTCTCCGTCCGCCGGGAGGTTTGCCGTGCACTGGAAGAGCTCGGTGGTTTCATGGCAATAATGCCCGACAAAGTTTTTGCTGAGCTCCACCAAACTATCTTTGGTGCACTGAAGGACTTGTTTGAGTTCCCTGCCGAACTCAAAGCCAAAAACCGATACGAAGAGAATCCATTTTGTGGCCATTTCATATATAATTCTGTGCATGAGAGCTTGGGGATTCAGAATCCCACAAACTCAGAAGAAACTCAGAAATTCACACATCTTTTCTGGCCTAACCAAAATGATCAATTCCG TGATAGTGTAGATTCATATGCAAAGGTGATGATGGAGCTTGATCGTGTTGTAACAAGAATGGTATTCGAAAACTACGGTATGGAGAAGTACCACGACGAACACATTCGATCTACTTCTCACTTTATCCAGTTTGCTAAATACAAAGAACCCAGAAAAGCTGGAAGCGATGTGGGTATAGTGAGTCACACTGACAAGAACTTCAACACAATTCTTCATCAAAATCATGTCAACGGTCTGGAGATAAACACTGACGATGACGAGTGGATGATGTTCGATCCACATCTACCTTCATCCTTCCTTTTCATAGCTGGTGATGTGTTTAAG GTATGGAGTAACGGCAGAATACGGGCTTGTAGACACAGAGTCAACGTAAGAGAAAATGACGAGGCAAGATACTCGGTTggttttttctctctaaagataGGGGTAACAACCGTACCCAAGGAGCTTGTGGACGAAGAACACCCCTTACGTTACAAGTCACTAGACCAAGTGGAGTATATCGAAGCACAAAGGAAAAATGGAATTGAGTCCACACCGGAGGCATTCTGCGGAGTTTGA